A region of Streptomyces cinnamoneus DNA encodes the following proteins:
- a CDS encoding Orn/Lys/Arg decarboxylase N-terminal domain-containing protein — MGGGTVLFALSQDPLGEDSESGQLRRIREAVESQGLEVRWARTGTDARAVLRTEAGLAAAVVAWDLPHGERPDGGKDGTEPGGAAVLRQIARRFKDLPVLLVMTDGADDDLDHLPLWVSETVAGYVWPLEDTPGFIAGRIAGAARGYREAVLPPFFKALRRFDGSHEYSWHTPAHAGGVAFLKSPVGRAFFDYYGERLFRSDLSISVEELGSLFEHTGPVGEAERNAARIFGADRTYFVLHGNSTADRMVGHFCVSQDEIALVDRNCHKSVLHGLILSGARPVYLVPTRNGYGLAGPLPPAEIEAAGVGHRIARNALAGEATTRQAEYAVVTNSTYDGLCYDAVRVARAFAPSTPRLHFDEAWFAYARFHPLYEGRYGMSVGPDTFSGPDRPTVFSTQSTHKLLAALSQSAMVHVKPSPRAPVDHERFNEAFMMHGTTSPLYPAIASLDVAAGMMDGPQGHWLIDEAVTEAVRFRQAVVRTGRRVAAAGDRPAWFFGVWQPDSVTDPATGERYAFPDAPADLLRTQSSCWQLVPDADWHGFPGLGEGYCLLDPVKVTLTCPGIDAAGVWADQGIPARVLTAYLATRNIVVEKTDSYTTLILFSMGITKGKWGTLLDALMDFKALYDDDAPLDRVLPGLLAEHPRRYAGMTLAGLCQSMHDHLRRADLVSLLDTAFQELPEPVAPPQWCYQRLIRQGTERVRIADAADRVAAAMVTVTPPGIPVLMPGESVGGDDGPLLRYLGALEAFDREFPGFHSETHGVTRDPDTGDYQIECVRQDAGPA; from the coding sequence ATGGGCGGCGGCACTGTCCTGTTCGCGCTGAGCCAGGACCCGCTCGGAGAGGACTCCGAGAGCGGGCAACTGCGCAGGATCCGCGAGGCGGTGGAGTCCCAGGGACTGGAGGTCCGCTGGGCCCGCACCGGCACCGACGCCCGGGCGGTGCTGCGGACCGAGGCCGGCCTGGCCGCCGCGGTGGTCGCCTGGGACCTCCCCCACGGCGAGCGGCCCGACGGCGGGAAGGACGGCACGGAACCGGGCGGTGCCGCCGTCCTGCGCCAGATCGCCCGGCGCTTCAAGGACCTGCCCGTCCTCCTCGTCATGACCGACGGGGCGGACGACGACCTCGACCACCTGCCCCTGTGGGTGTCGGAAACCGTGGCCGGCTACGTATGGCCGCTGGAGGACACCCCCGGCTTCATCGCCGGCCGGATCGCCGGCGCCGCGCGCGGCTACCGCGAGGCCGTCCTGCCGCCGTTCTTCAAAGCGCTGCGCCGCTTCGACGGCTCCCACGAGTACTCCTGGCACACCCCGGCCCACGCGGGCGGCGTCGCCTTCCTGAAGTCCCCGGTGGGACGCGCCTTCTTCGACTACTACGGCGAACGGCTCTTCCGCAGCGACCTGTCCATCTCCGTCGAGGAACTCGGCTCCCTCTTCGAGCACACGGGCCCGGTCGGAGAGGCGGAACGCAACGCCGCGCGGATCTTCGGCGCCGACCGCACCTACTTCGTGCTGCACGGCAACTCCACCGCGGACCGCATGGTCGGGCACTTCTGCGTCTCCCAGGACGAGATCGCGCTCGTGGACCGCAACTGCCACAAGTCCGTCCTGCACGGCCTGATCCTCTCCGGCGCGCGCCCGGTCTACCTCGTCCCCACCCGCAACGGCTACGGCCTCGCCGGACCGCTGCCGCCCGCCGAGATCGAGGCGGCAGGGGTCGGGCACCGCATCGCCCGCAACGCCCTGGCCGGGGAAGCCACGACCCGGCAGGCCGAGTACGCCGTCGTCACCAACTCCACCTACGACGGGCTCTGTTACGACGCCGTGCGGGTCGCCCGCGCCTTCGCCCCGAGCACGCCGCGACTGCACTTCGACGAGGCGTGGTTCGCCTACGCGCGCTTCCACCCCCTCTACGAGGGCCGCTACGGCATGTCCGTCGGACCCGACACCTTCAGCGGGCCCGACCGCCCCACCGTCTTCTCCACCCAGTCCACCCACAAGCTGCTGGCCGCGCTGTCACAGAGCGCCATGGTCCACGTCAAGCCCTCACCCCGGGCGCCCGTGGACCACGAGCGCTTCAACGAGGCCTTCATGATGCACGGCACCACCTCACCGCTGTATCCGGCCATCGCCTCCCTCGACGTGGCCGCCGGCATGATGGACGGCCCCCAGGGACACTGGCTGATCGACGAGGCGGTCACGGAGGCCGTCCGCTTCCGCCAGGCCGTGGTCCGCACCGGGCGACGCGTCGCGGCCGCGGGCGACCGCCCCGCCTGGTTCTTCGGCGTCTGGCAGCCGGACTCCGTCACCGACCCCGCCACCGGGGAGCGGTACGCCTTCCCCGACGCCCCCGCCGACCTGCTGCGCACGCAGAGCTCCTGCTGGCAGCTGGTCCCGGACGCCGACTGGCACGGATTCCCCGGCCTCGGCGAGGGCTACTGCCTGCTGGACCCGGTCAAGGTGACGCTGACCTGCCCCGGCATCGACGCCGCCGGCGTCTGGGCCGACCAGGGGATCCCCGCCCGCGTGCTGACGGCCTACCTGGCCACCCGGAACATCGTCGTGGAGAAGACCGACAGCTACACCACGCTCATCCTCTTCTCCATGGGCATCACCAAGGGCAAGTGGGGCACTCTGCTGGACGCCCTGATGGACTTCAAGGCGCTCTACGACGACGACGCACCCCTCGACCGCGTCCTTCCCGGCCTGCTCGCGGAGCATCCACGGCGCTACGCCGGCATGACCCTGGCCGGGCTGTGCCAGTCGATGCACGACCACCTGCGCCGGGCCGACCTCGTCAGCCTTCTCGACACGGCCTTCCAGGAACTGCCCGAGCCCGTGGCCCCGCCCCAGTGGTGCTACCAGCGACTCATCCGCCAGGGCACCGAGCGCGTACGGATCGCGGACGCCGCGGACCGCGTGGCCGCCGCCATGGTCACCGTGACGCCGCCCGGCATCCCGGTGCTGATGCCGGGCGAGTCCGTGGGCGGCGACGACGGGCCGTTGCTGCGCTACCTCGGCGCCCTGGAGGCGTTCGACCGGGAGTTCCCCGGTTTCCACAGCGAGACGCACGGCGTGACCCGCGATCCCGACACCGGGGACTACCAGATCGAGTGCGTTCGCCAGGATGCCGGTCCCGCCTGA
- a CDS encoding SpoIIE family protein phosphatase produces the protein MSTREQPSPSDPDDDRPRPGKAAGRPRGGTVPPQSRTGEDGRTADGDGDPPSSVGRLAATVERLRRQVTAAHAAADGRALVELAKGVLVERLKCSPAEAARQLSALAGQAGLSQLELAADIVNEAARDRLTEAACDFVERAASPAREEVSGTSLAVRLRTAESASLAADDTQAVAESLLEHALAPLGATAVAVWTVGPDGSLTLAGHAGFATGEAGRWRYVPPGVATAARQALAERRTVWFPSFPRAGVPSIGHQHTRGGRVVVPAGTGGRIHGVLEICWPHALAPQPPRIERQVEALAELCAHTLETCSPNGTGHATAGSAPPSSLGELVDLADGLYDPALVLLPCVDAEGVLTDFRIYHTNSCFVDPAGRPRSAVEGVLLLEAYPMAAGDSDLFEKVERVHATGEPFRARRMPLTALVDQVPLKAVADVSISRHGGSVLLIWRIEDEMARLASLLQHAQRLGRIGGFEENTVTGDITWNSQLFTLYGLPPAAAPIPLRELAGHAHPDDSVAIGRFLRTLTHHRRPASSSFRLQRPDGVTRHIRVVAEPVLDAEDRLLAVRGAYQDISAQHWTEVALAATRDQLAHTEQQSAERDRLALQLQHAIMPPTRAPIDVPGLQVAVRYRPAESDSLVGGDWYDAVVLPSRQVLLCVGDVAGHGIQAATSMVVLRNALRGLAVTGASPAQLLSWLNTVAHHLTEHVTATAVCGLYDPATRVLRWARAGHLPPVLVRGRQATALPLLGGLLLGAVGEAMCEEGELLLREGDVLLMYTDGLVERRDRSVHESLAHLLTTARVSAPSVEQLLEHVLTHSRADTDDDTCVIGIQVV, from the coding sequence GTGAGCACTCGTGAGCAGCCTTCCCCGTCGGACCCGGACGACGACCGGCCGAGACCCGGCAAGGCCGCCGGCCGCCCGCGCGGCGGCACCGTCCCCCCGCAGTCGCGGACGGGTGAGGACGGCAGGACGGCGGACGGCGACGGCGATCCCCCCTCCTCGGTCGGCCGGCTGGCCGCCACGGTGGAGCGGCTGCGCCGGCAGGTGACGGCCGCCCACGCGGCGGCCGACGGCCGTGCCCTGGTCGAGCTGGCCAAGGGCGTCCTCGTGGAGCGCCTCAAGTGCAGCCCCGCCGAGGCGGCGCGGCAGCTCTCGGCCCTGGCCGGCCAGGCCGGACTGTCCCAGCTGGAACTGGCCGCCGACATCGTCAACGAAGCCGCCCGCGACCGCCTGACCGAGGCCGCCTGCGACTTCGTCGAACGAGCCGCCTCCCCCGCGCGGGAAGAGGTCTCCGGCACCTCCCTCGCGGTCCGGTTGCGCACGGCGGAGAGCGCCAGCCTGGCCGCCGACGACACCCAGGCCGTCGCCGAGTCCCTGCTGGAACACGCGCTGGCGCCCCTGGGCGCCACGGCCGTGGCCGTCTGGACCGTCGGCCCCGACGGCTCGCTCACCCTCGCCGGCCACGCCGGGTTCGCCACCGGGGAGGCCGGGCGCTGGCGGTACGTACCGCCCGGGGTGGCCACCGCCGCCCGGCAGGCCCTCGCCGAACGCAGGACCGTGTGGTTCCCCTCCTTCCCGCGGGCCGGTGTCCCCTCCATCGGCCACCAGCACACGCGGGGCGGCCGGGTGGTCGTTCCCGCGGGGACCGGCGGACGCATCCACGGCGTCCTGGAGATCTGCTGGCCGCACGCCCTGGCGCCGCAGCCGCCCCGGATCGAGCGGCAGGTCGAGGCCCTGGCCGAGCTGTGCGCCCACACTCTGGAGACCTGCTCCCCGAACGGGACGGGGCACGCCACGGCCGGGAGCGCGCCGCCGTCCAGCCTCGGCGAACTGGTGGACCTGGCCGACGGCCTCTACGACCCCGCCCTGGTCCTGCTGCCCTGCGTCGACGCCGAAGGCGTCCTCACCGACTTCCGGATCTACCACACCAACAGCTGCTTCGTGGATCCGGCCGGGCGGCCCCGCAGCGCCGTCGAAGGGGTGCTGCTGCTGGAGGCATACCCCATGGCCGCCGGCGACAGCGACCTCTTCGAGAAGGTCGAACGCGTCCACGCCACCGGCGAGCCGTTCCGCGCCCGGCGCATGCCCCTGACCGCGCTGGTCGACCAGGTGCCGCTGAAGGCCGTCGCCGACGTGAGCATCAGCCGCCACGGCGGCAGCGTGCTGCTCATCTGGCGCATCGAGGACGAGATGGCGCGGCTCGCGAGCCTGTTGCAGCACGCGCAGCGCCTCGGACGCATCGGCGGTTTCGAAGAGAACACCGTCACCGGGGACATCACCTGGAACAGCCAGCTCTTCACGCTCTACGGTCTGCCGCCCGCCGCCGCCCCCATCCCGCTGCGCGAACTGGCCGGCCACGCCCACCCCGACGACTCCGTCGCCATCGGCCGCTTCCTGCGGACCCTGACGCACCACCGCCGCCCCGCCTCCAGCTCGTTCCGGCTGCAACGCCCGGACGGCGTCACCCGGCACATCCGCGTCGTGGCCGAGCCCGTTCTCGACGCCGAGGACCGCCTCCTCGCGGTGCGCGGCGCGTACCAGGACATCTCCGCCCAGCACTGGACCGAGGTCGCCCTGGCCGCGACCCGGGACCAGCTCGCGCACACCGAGCAGCAGTCCGCCGAACGCGACCGGCTGGCCCTCCAGCTGCAACACGCCATCATGCCGCCGACACGGGCGCCGATCGACGTCCCCGGCCTCCAGGTCGCTGTCCGCTACCGGCCGGCGGAGTCGGACTCCCTCGTCGGAGGGGACTGGTACGACGCGGTCGTCCTGCCGTCCCGTCAGGTCCTGCTGTGCGTCGGCGACGTCGCGGGCCACGGCATCCAGGCGGCGACGAGCATGGTCGTGCTGCGCAACGCCCTGCGCGGTCTCGCCGTCACCGGTGCGAGCCCCGCACAGCTGCTGTCCTGGCTCAACACCGTCGCCCACCACCTCACCGAGCACGTCACCGCGACGGCCGTCTGCGGACTGTACGACCCGGCGACCCGCGTCCTGCGCTGGGCCCGGGCCGGCCACCTGCCGCCCGTCCTGGTCCGCGGCCGGCAGGCCACCGCCCTGCCCCTGCTCGGCGGGCTGCTCCTGGGCGCCGTCGGGGAAGCGATGTGTGAGGAGGGGGAGCTGCTGCTGCGCGAGGGCGACGTGCTGCTGATGTACACGGACGGTCTGGTCGAGCGGAGGGACCGTTCCGTCCACGAGTCGCTGGCGCACCTCCTGACGACCGCCCGGGTGTCGGCCCCGAGCGTGGAACAGCTGCTGGAGCACGTCCTCACCCACAGCAGGGCCGACACGGACGACGACACCTGCGTCATCGGTATCCAGGTGGTGTGA
- a CDS encoding DUF4360 domain-containing protein, with the protein MFRPVVIGGAAGVLLAVSFSTEAVAAQGVPPPDKIVIDVVSVNGSGCPAGTAHVSVSPDNTAFTVTYSNYVAQVGVGAKPTDFRKNCQLGLNVHVPPGFTYAVAQADYRGFAHLQQGATGLQRANYYFQGMQQTTYANHYFTGPANDDWQTSDTTDIEALVYAPCGAMRNFNINTELRVDAGTSDPTKTTSLLAMDSTDGNINTLYHFAWKECPK; encoded by the coding sequence ATGTTCAGACCGGTGGTGATCGGTGGGGCGGCCGGCGTGTTGCTGGCCGTTTCCTTTTCCACGGAGGCGGTTGCCGCGCAGGGGGTTCCACCGCCCGACAAGATCGTGATCGACGTGGTGTCGGTGAACGGGTCCGGTTGCCCGGCCGGCACCGCGCACGTCTCGGTGTCGCCCGACAACACCGCCTTCACCGTCACCTACAGCAACTACGTCGCCCAGGTGGGCGTGGGCGCGAAGCCCACCGACTTCCGCAAGAACTGCCAGCTGGGCCTGAACGTCCACGTTCCCCCGGGCTTCACCTACGCGGTCGCCCAGGCGGACTACCGCGGCTTCGCCCACCTGCAACAGGGGGCCACGGGTCTGCAGAGGGCCAACTACTACTTCCAGGGCATGCAGCAGACCACTTACGCCAACCACTACTTCACCGGCCCGGCCAACGACGACTGGCAGACGTCGGACACGACCGACATCGAAGCGCTGGTCTACGCGCCCTGCGGGGCCATGCGGAACTTCAACATCAACACCGAGCTGCGCGTGGACGCCGGAACCTCCGACCCCACGAAGACGACAAGCCTCCTGGCGATGGACTCGACCGACGGGAACATCAACACCCTTTACCACTTCGCCTGGAAGGAATGCCCCAAGTAG
- a CDS encoding DUF4360 domain-containing protein produces the protein MFRPVLIGSASVALLATSFAPSAAAAGVPPPDRVVIDVVAVNGSGCPAGTAAVAVAADNRAFTVSYSSYLAQVGVGAKPTDFRKNCQLGLNIHVPQGYTYAIARADYRGFAHLEQGAAGLEKASYYFQGVSQTTSVSHRFSGPASDNWQTSDVTDVESLVYAPCGVQRILNVNTELRVGAGTSDPSTTNSFMAMDSTDGSVNTLYHFAWKECP, from the coding sequence ATGTTCCGGCCGGTGCTGATCGGTAGTGCCTCGGTGGCCCTCCTGGCCACCTCCTTCGCGCCGTCGGCCGCTGCGGCGGGCGTTCCGCCACCGGACAGAGTCGTGATCGACGTGGTGGCGGTCAACGGATCGGGCTGCCCCGCCGGAACGGCCGCCGTGGCGGTCGCGGCGGACAACCGGGCGTTCACCGTGTCGTACAGCAGCTACCTCGCCCAGGTGGGCGTCGGCGCGAAGCCCACCGACTTCCGCAAGAACTGCCAGCTCGGCCTGAACATCCACGTCCCCCAGGGCTACACCTACGCCATCGCCCGGGCGGACTACCGCGGCTTCGCGCACCTGGAACAAGGCGCCGCCGGCCTGGAGAAGGCCAGCTACTACTTCCAGGGCGTGTCCCAGACCACCTCGGTGTCCCACCGCTTCTCCGGCCCGGCCAGCGACAACTGGCAGACCTCCGACGTCACGGACGTCGAATCGCTGGTCTACGCCCCGTGCGGCGTACAGCGGATCCTCAACGTCAACACCGAACTGCGGGTGGGCGCCGGCACCTCCGACCCGTCGACCACCAACAGCTTCATGGCGATGGACTCGACGGACGGCAGCGTCAACACCCTTTACCACTTCGCCTGGAAGGAATGCCCCTGA
- a CDS encoding PRC-barrel domain-containing protein — MNALVLATELAKRPVVTLGGEAVAQIKDTVFDSPAGRIAGFTLSGRGLLAGPLKQSLPWSSVHALGRQAVMIPGREALAAAGVVVASGEAAQGDVLGVRVVTDAGAEAGTVLDVVVERGGRMAGFRIAAAEPLDPRRRSVFVPREEVLAVSGQALVIPAAPRHLVADELPSFTTQVEMYLARQAAPRPGAVREGGERTW; from the coding sequence GTGAACGCCCTCGTGCTGGCCACGGAGTTGGCCAAACGGCCGGTCGTCACCCTCGGCGGGGAGGCCGTCGCCCAGATCAAGGACACCGTCTTCGACAGCCCCGCCGGGCGGATCGCCGGCTTCACCCTCAGCGGCCGCGGCCTGCTGGCGGGCCCCCTCAAGCAGAGCCTGCCCTGGTCCTCGGTGCACGCGCTGGGCCGGCAGGCCGTGATGATCCCCGGCCGGGAGGCGCTCGCGGCCGCCGGTGTGGTCGTCGCCTCGGGCGAGGCCGCACAGGGTGACGTCCTGGGCGTGCGGGTGGTGACGGACGCGGGTGCCGAGGCGGGCACCGTCCTCGACGTGGTCGTCGAACGCGGCGGGCGGATGGCCGGCTTCCGGATCGCCGCGGCGGAGCCCCTCGACCCCCGCCGGCGCAGCGTGTTCGTGCCCCGCGAAGAGGTTCTGGCCGTCTCCGGACAGGCGCTGGTGATCCCCGCCGCCCCCCGCCACCTCGTCGCCGACGAACTGCCCAGCTTCACCACCCAGGTCGAGATGTACCTCGCCCGGCAGGCCGCCCCCCGGCCCGGGGCGGTACGGGAGGGAGGGGAACGGACATGGTGA
- a CDS encoding HAMP domain-containing protein: protein MAGTTVDGSKPASRRRAGAGGGKAGEPELRRLLAGLTAVRDGDFGTRLPDDADGLLGEIALVFNGMVDQLALFTSEVTRVAREVGTEGTLGGQAEVPGVSGTWADLTDSVNAMAGNLTSQVRDIAQVATAVARGDLSQKIDVDAHGEILELKETVNTMVDQLSSFAAEVTRVAREVGSEGRLGGQAEVPGVGGVWRDLTDSVNFMAGNLTAQVRNIAQVTTAVARGDLSQKITVTARGEILDLKETINTMVDQLSAFADEVTRMAREVGTEGRLGGQADVKGVLGTWRDLTDSVNSMAGNLTAQVRSIAQVATAVARGDLSQKITVTARGEILDLKETINTMVDQLSAFADEVTRVAREVGTEGKLGGQATVRGVSGTWKDLTDNVNVMASNLTGQVRSIAQVATAVARGDLSQKITVEAKGEIAALTAVINTMVDTLSAFADEVTRVAREVGTEGMLGGQARVPNVAGTWKDLTDNVNSMANNLTGQVRNIAQVTTAVANGDLSKKIDVAARGEILELKTTINTMVDQLSSFAAEVTRVAREVGSEGRLGGQAEVEGVSGTWKRLTENVNELAGNLTRQVRAIAEVASAVAEGDLTRSITVNASGEVAELKDNINAMVESLRETTRANQEQDWLKSNLARISGLMQGHRDLALVAELVMDELTPLVSAQYGAFYLAEETAGGTELALVGSYGYPDDPARPTRIPLGRSLVGQAARNRRTIAVDDLPGGYVTISSGLGHTTPASLIVLPIVAEEQVLGVIELASVTRFTQVHRDFLDQLMETIGVNVNTIVANARTDELLEESQRLAGELQARSEQLQVQREELQRSNQELEEKAALLASQNRDIEAKNLQIEQGRQELEDRAQQLALASKYKSEFLANMSHELRTPLNSLLILAQLLEQNTTRNLTPKQVEYAGIIHSAGSDLLQLINDILDLSKVEAGKMDINPERVSLRHLLDYVETTFRPMTTQKSLDFTISTAPGIPDELLTDDSRLRQVLSNLLSNAVKFTERGAVELRIEAASDKEVPESVLPGGTIVAFRVKDTGIGIAEQQLETIFGAFQQADGTTNRAYGGTGLGLSISREIAYLLGGAVTAQSTPGKGSTFTLYLPVARADFEEPAGTPPAEAALPGKDRNASHAGGPPVPLPRQKRRLMVIEERPRGLLSLVAESAVADLVGSPESPPQEVPEVVTVAGAREAAAALAAQPCHCVVLELDMPDGEALRFLEAMDGDSALTQVPVLAHNSRRLPTAHERTLRARADASPLELLSSLDELRERIALHLTAEQPGDVLPLACAGQHDRTAPQPADDSLAGRTVLVVDDDARNLYALSGILELQGIQVLHAENGRKGIETLTAHPDIDLVLMDVMMPEMDGYAATAEIRRMPAYARLPIVAVTAKAMPGDREKSLASGASDYVTKPVDSADLIACVRRWLNDR from the coding sequence ATGGCTGGCACGACGGTCGACGGCTCGAAGCCCGCGTCCCGCAGGAGGGCGGGGGCCGGCGGGGGCAAGGCGGGGGAGCCGGAACTGCGGCGGCTGCTGGCCGGTCTCACAGCCGTGCGCGACGGGGACTTCGGCACCCGTTTACCAGACGACGCCGATGGTCTGCTCGGCGAGATCGCCCTGGTCTTCAACGGCATGGTCGACCAGCTGGCGCTGTTCACGTCCGAAGTGACCCGCGTCGCCCGCGAGGTGGGTACCGAGGGCACGCTGGGCGGCCAGGCCGAGGTGCCCGGGGTGTCGGGCACCTGGGCCGACCTCACCGACTCGGTCAACGCCATGGCCGGCAACCTCACCTCCCAGGTCCGGGACATCGCCCAGGTGGCCACCGCCGTGGCCCGGGGCGACCTCTCCCAGAAGATCGACGTCGATGCCCACGGCGAGATCCTGGAGCTGAAGGAGACCGTCAACACGATGGTCGACCAGCTCTCGTCGTTCGCGGCGGAGGTCACGCGCGTGGCCCGCGAGGTCGGCAGCGAGGGCCGGCTGGGCGGTCAGGCCGAGGTGCCCGGCGTCGGCGGGGTCTGGCGCGACCTGACCGACTCGGTCAACTTCATGGCGGGCAACCTCACCGCCCAGGTCCGCAACATCGCCCAGGTCACCACGGCCGTGGCCCGGGGTGACCTGTCGCAGAAGATCACGGTGACGGCGCGGGGCGAGATCCTGGATCTGAAGGAGACCATCAACACGATGGTCGACCAGTTGTCCGCCTTCGCCGACGAGGTCACCCGCATGGCGCGCGAGGTCGGCACGGAGGGGCGACTCGGCGGCCAGGCCGACGTCAAGGGCGTCCTGGGCACCTGGCGCGACCTGACCGACTCGGTGAACTCCATGGCGGGCAACCTCACCGCCCAGGTCCGCTCCATCGCCCAGGTCGCCACCGCGGTGGCCCGGGGTGACCTGTCGCAGAAGATCACGGTGACGGCGCGGGGCGAGATCCTGGATCTGAAGGAGACCATCAACACGATGGTCGACCAGTTGTCCGCCTTCGCCGACGAGGTCACCCGTGTCGCCCGCGAGGTCGGCACGGAGGGCAAGCTCGGCGGTCAGGCGACCGTACGGGGCGTGTCGGGGACGTGGAAGGACCTCACCGACAACGTCAACGTCATGGCCTCCAACCTCACCGGCCAGGTGCGCTCCATCGCGCAGGTCGCCACCGCCGTCGCGCGGGGTGACCTCTCGCAGAAGATCACCGTGGAGGCCAAGGGCGAGATCGCGGCGCTCACCGCCGTCATCAACACGATGGTCGACACGCTCTCCGCCTTCGCCGACGAGGTCACCCGCGTGGCCCGCGAGGTCGGCACCGAGGGCATGCTCGGCGGTCAGGCCAGGGTGCCCAACGTGGCCGGCACCTGGAAGGACCTCACCGACAACGTCAACTCGATGGCGAACAACCTGACGGGCCAGGTGCGCAACATCGCCCAGGTCACCACCGCCGTCGCCAACGGCGACCTGTCGAAGAAGATCGACGTGGCCGCGCGCGGCGAGATCCTGGAACTGAAGACGACCATCAACACGATGGTCGACCAGCTCTCGTCGTTCGCCGCGGAGGTCACGCGCGTGGCCCGCGAGGTCGGCAGCGAGGGCCGGCTGGGCGGCCAGGCCGAGGTGGAGGGCGTGTCCGGCACCTGGAAGCGCCTGACGGAGAACGTCAACGAACTGGCCGGCAACCTCACCCGGCAGGTCCGGGCCATCGCGGAGGTCGCCAGCGCGGTGGCCGAGGGCGACCTCACCCGCTCCATCACCGTCAACGCCTCCGGGGAGGTCGCCGAGCTCAAGGACAACATCAACGCGATGGTGGAGTCCCTGCGCGAGACGACCCGGGCCAACCAGGAGCAGGACTGGCTCAAGTCCAACCTGGCCCGCATCTCGGGCCTCATGCAGGGGCACCGCGACCTGGCGCTGGTCGCCGAGCTCGTCATGGACGAGCTGACCCCCCTGGTCTCCGCCCAGTACGGCGCGTTCTACCTGGCCGAGGAGACCGCCGGCGGCACCGAGCTCGCCCTCGTCGGCTCCTACGGCTACCCCGACGACCCGGCGCGGCCCACCCGCATACCGCTGGGGCGCTCCCTGGTCGGCCAGGCGGCCAGAAACCGCCGCACCATCGCCGTGGACGACCTGCCGGGCGGCTACGTCACCATCTCGTCGGGGCTGGGGCACACGACGCCGGCCAGCCTGATCGTGCTGCCCATCGTGGCCGAGGAGCAGGTGCTCGGCGTGATCGAGCTGGCGTCGGTCACGCGCTTCACCCAGGTGCACCGGGACTTCCTGGACCAGCTGATGGAGACCATCGGCGTCAACGTCAACACCATCGTCGCCAACGCGCGCACCGACGAGCTGCTGGAGGAGTCCCAGCGGCTGGCCGGTGAGCTCCAGGCCCGTTCCGAACAGCTCCAGGTGCAAAGAGAGGAACTCCAGCGCTCCAACCAGGAGCTGGAGGAGAAGGCCGCCCTGCTCGCCTCGCAGAACCGCGACATCGAAGCCAAGAACCTCCAGATCGAGCAGGGCCGGCAGGAGCTGGAGGACCGGGCGCAGCAGCTCGCCCTGGCATCGAAGTACAAGTCCGAGTTCCTGGCCAACATGAGCCACGAGCTGCGCACCCCGCTCAACAGCCTGCTCATCCTCGCGCAGCTGCTCGAACAGAACACCACCCGGAACCTGACCCCGAAGCAGGTGGAGTACGCGGGCATCATCCACTCCGCCGGATCGGACCTGCTCCAGCTCATCAACGACATCCTCGACCTGTCGAAGGTCGAGGCGGGCAAGATGGACATCAACCCCGAACGGGTCTCGCTGCGGCACCTGCTCGACTACGTCGAGACGACGTTCCGGCCGATGACGACCCAGAAGAGCCTCGACTTCACGATCAGCACGGCCCCCGGCATCCCCGACGAACTGCTCACCGACGACTCGCGGCTGCGCCAGGTGCTGAGCAACCTGCTGTCGAACGCGGTGAAGTTCACCGAACGCGGCGCCGTCGAGCTGCGCATCGAGGCCGCCTCCGACAAGGAGGTCCCCGAGTCCGTCCTGCCCGGAGGCACCATCGTGGCCTTCCGGGTGAAGGACACCGGCATCGGCATCGCCGAACAGCAACTGGAGACGATCTTCGGCGCCTTCCAGCAGGCGGACGGCACCACCAACCGCGCGTACGGCGGGACGGGGCTGGGGCTGTCCATCAGCAGGGAGATCGCCTACCTGCTCGGCGGAGCGGTCACCGCGCAGAGCACCCCGGGCAAGGGCAGCACCTTCACCCTCTACCTGCCGGTGGCGCGCGCCGACTTCGAGGAACCGGCCGGCACCCCGCCCGCGGAAGCGGCCCTCCCGGGCAAGGACCGCAACGCGTCCCACGCCGGTGGCCCGCCGGTCCCGCTGCCGCGGCAGAAGCGCCGCCTCATGGTCATCGAGGAGCGCCCGCGCGGCCTGCTCTCCCTCGTCGCCGAGAGCGCCGTGGCCGACCTGGTCGGCAGCCCCGAGTCCCCGCCCCAGGAGGTCCCCGAGGTCGTCACCGTCGCCGGTGCCCGGGAGGCGGCGGCCGCCCTCGCCGCCCAGCCCTGCCACTGCGTGGTCCTCGAACTCGACATGCCCGACGGGGAGGCGCTGCGCTTCCTCGAAGCGATGGACGGCGACTCCGCCCTGACCCAGGTGCCCGTCCTGGCCCACAACAGCAGACGCCTGCCCACCGCGCACGAGCGGACGCTCCGGGCGCGCGCCGACGCGAGCCCGCTGGAACTCCTCTCCAGCCTCGACGAACTGCGCGAGCGCATCGCCCTGCACCTCACCGCGGAGCAGCCCGGCGACGTGCTCCCGCTCGCCTGCGCGGGGCAACACGACCGGACGGCCCCCCAGCCCGCCGACGACAGCCTGGCCGGCCGTACGGTGCTCGTCGTGGACGACGACGCCCGCAACCTCTACGCCCTCAGCGGCATCCTCGAACTCCAGGGCATCCAGGTGCTGCATGCGGAGAACGGCCGCAAGGGCATCGAGACGCTCACCGCACACCCGGACATCGACCTGGTGCTCATGGACGTGATGATGCCGGAGATGGACGGCTACGCCGCCACCGCCGAGATCCGGCGCATGCCGGCGTACGCGCGGCTGCCCATCGTCGCCGTCACGGCCAAGGCCATGCCGGGGGACAGGGAGAAGAGCCTCGCCTCGGGCGCCAGCGACTACGTCACCAAGCCCGTGGACTCCGCCGACCTGATCGCCTGCGTCCGCCGCTGGCTGAACGACCGGTGA